A region from the Geobacter benzoatilyticus genome encodes:
- a CDS encoding cupin domain-containing protein yields MSGTTESLVGRAIDLKELIAYQDGSVVSKTLNDKKVGTITLFAFDEGQGLSEHTAPYDAFVEIVDGEADITIAGTGHRVKEGQFIIMPANQPHALRAVTPFKMLLVMIRA; encoded by the coding sequence ATGAGCGGCACGACTGAGTCCCTTGTGGGACGCGCCATTGATCTGAAGGAACTCATCGCATACCAGGACGGCTCCGTTGTGAGCAAGACCCTCAACGACAAGAAAGTGGGCACAATCACCCTATTCGCCTTCGACGAGGGGCAGGGGCTGAGCGAGCATACGGCCCCCTACGATGCTTTCGTGGAAATCGTTGACGGCGAGGCTGACATCACCATTGCCGGTACCGGCCACCGGGTGAAGGAGGGGCAGTTCATCATCATGCCGGCCAATCAGCCCCACGCCCTTAGGGCAGTGACTCCGTTCAAGATGCTCCTGGTGATGATCCGGGCATAA
- a CDS encoding electron transfer flavoprotein subunit beta/FixA family protein gives MLAIACIKQVPDTTQVKIDPATNTLVREGIPFIVNPYDTHALEESLRVKDRFGFRAVALSMGPPNAEAALRKALSMGTDDAILCSDRCFGGADTLATSNVLSAAIKKIAEEAGDEVGIVFCGKQTIDGDTAQVGPGIASRLGFRQLTLVDKILSLDMEKRTIRVSRKLEGRHEIVEAPLPVMLTVVRELNRPRYPTVPMRLTAVDASVKVWNNEVLKLDVNTIGLKGSPTWVSRIFSPERDKGEIIGDGANDPQGTAALLIDKLLSKDLLAL, from the coding sequence ATGCTTGCCATTGCCTGTATCAAACAGGTGCCGGACACTACGCAGGTGAAGATTGATCCTGCAACCAACACCCTCGTTCGCGAGGGGATTCCTTTTATCGTCAACCCTTACGACACTCATGCCCTGGAGGAGAGCCTCCGGGTCAAGGACCGCTTCGGTTTCCGGGCCGTTGCTCTTTCCATGGGGCCTCCCAACGCCGAGGCGGCGCTGCGCAAGGCTCTTTCCATGGGAACCGACGATGCGATACTTTGCTCCGACCGCTGTTTCGGCGGGGCGGATACCCTGGCCACCAGCAACGTCCTGTCGGCCGCCATCAAGAAAATCGCCGAGGAGGCGGGTGATGAGGTGGGGATAGTGTTCTGCGGCAAGCAGACCATCGACGGCGACACGGCCCAGGTGGGTCCCGGCATTGCTTCGCGGCTTGGTTTCCGGCAGTTGACCCTTGTCGACAAGATATTATCGCTTGATATGGAGAAGCGGACCATCCGGGTGAGCCGCAAGCTGGAAGGGCGCCACGAGATCGTGGAGGCACCGCTGCCGGTCATGCTGACGGTCGTCAGGGAGCTTAACCGCCCCCGCTACCCCACCGTGCCGATGCGGCTTACCGCCGTGGATGCCTCGGTGAAGGTATGGAACAACGAGGTGCTGAAGCTGGATGTGAACACCATCGGCCTGAAAGGTTCCCCGACGTGGGTGAGCCGGATCTTCTCCCCCGAGCGCGACAAGGGGGAAATTATCGGTGATGGCGCCAATGATCCGCAGGGGACGGCAGCACTGCTGATCGACAAACTCTTGAGCAAGGATCTGCTTGCGTTGTGA
- the draG gene encoding ADP-ribosyl-[dinitrogen reductase] hydrolase produces MPPTLNQQEIVSRARAAFMGLAVGDALGAPVEFMTSGEIRAKYGILREIVGGGWLRLKPGQVTDDTEMSLCMARAIVAAGGWSLRGIAEEFAGWLRTKPVDVGDTCRRGIRNFMLKGALETPFNEWDAGNGAAMRMLPAALYTLGDDNLLRQCALEQARITHNHPLSDAACITLGRLVHLAIAGASKNRLRREADSLIAGYPTFSFTPYHGLASGYVVDTVQTVLHHFFRGRTFEECLVSTVNQGGDADTTGAICGMVAGAFYGMDEIPQRWLKKMDRKTLDEISDLSERLIAISMALRE; encoded by the coding sequence ATGCCTCCCACCCTCAACCAACAGGAAATAGTTTCCCGCGCACGGGCAGCCTTTATGGGGCTGGCGGTGGGAGACGCCCTCGGCGCCCCGGTGGAATTCATGACCAGCGGCGAAATCCGGGCCAAATACGGCATCCTGCGGGAAATCGTCGGAGGGGGGTGGCTGCGGCTCAAGCCCGGGCAGGTGACTGACGACACCGAGATGTCCCTCTGCATGGCCAGGGCCATCGTAGCCGCCGGTGGATGGTCGCTGAGAGGCATCGCCGAAGAGTTCGCCGGCTGGCTCAGGACGAAGCCGGTGGATGTGGGCGACACCTGCCGCCGCGGCATCCGGAATTTCATGCTCAAAGGGGCCCTCGAAACCCCCTTCAACGAATGGGACGCCGGCAACGGCGCCGCCATGCGCATGCTCCCCGCCGCCCTCTACACCCTGGGCGACGATAATCTCCTGCGACAATGCGCCTTGGAGCAGGCCCGGATTACCCATAACCACCCTCTCTCCGACGCCGCCTGCATCACCCTGGGGAGGCTCGTCCACCTGGCCATTGCAGGCGCATCGAAAAACCGGCTCCGGCGGGAAGCGGATTCCCTCATCGCCGGTTACCCGACCTTCTCCTTCACCCCCTACCATGGTCTCGCGTCCGGCTACGTGGTTGACACCGTGCAAACGGTCCTGCACCATTTCTTCCGGGGGCGCACCTTTGAGGAATGCCTCGTGAGCACCGTGAACCAGGGTGGCGACGCGGATACCACCGGCGCCATCTGCGGCATGGTAGCCGGGGCATTCTACGGCATGGATGAAATCCCCCAACGGTGGCTGAAGAAGATGGACCGGAAAACCCTGGACGAAATATCCGACTTGTCAGAACGGCTAATCGCCATATCCATGGCCCTTCGCGAATAA
- a CDS encoding cytochrome c family protein, with translation MKRTSRLFTALFTCFALVGAAVAALAASPVFPVDREFYPYYPSLIKWNKSSVPFNAPEVCSGCHEKQYKEWNGSVHSLAFKDPVYQGELNKGVKAVGHEISRQCEGCHTPIGVVTGEIKGPGLAGLSAIALAGVSCDVCHSISGVTHQQTPARVAENGSFIMSPGVESTEGQILIKRGPIPSHDECGGGFHKCEESPLHLQANLCASCHQVYHYDDHFPIEATHNEWIAGPYAQKAIMCQDCHMVDIPTFKRSADQFVKPDRKEYKHYFSGANYLLTYLAAGAAKITGDEELAKSLMAQYEMAVERLKSAADLELSPIYHNGKLDELKVRVKNIRAGHNLPTSLTNVRQMWLEITLKDEAGKVVMSSGTLNADGSISEVARNFASDGMGKDFHFAVNPWEVVGFSKHDTIPPRGYRDTYYGLHFPADLKNVTIEAKLRFRQADQKVAEALLAAVPKDINLEQMYGLKAVPPLPVVDMVVKEATVETSK, from the coding sequence ATGAAGCGAACGTCGCGCCTCTTCACCGCCCTCTTCACTTGCTTCGCCCTTGTCGGCGCCGCTGTCGCGGCATTGGCCGCATCACCCGTTTTCCCGGTGGACCGGGAGTTCTATCCCTACTACCCTTCCCTTATCAAGTGGAACAAGTCGTCAGTTCCCTTCAATGCCCCAGAGGTCTGCAGCGGCTGCCACGAGAAGCAGTACAAGGAGTGGAACGGCTCGGTTCACAGCCTCGCCTTCAAGGACCCGGTCTACCAGGGCGAACTCAACAAGGGTGTGAAGGCCGTGGGGCATGAAATCTCCCGGCAATGCGAGGGGTGCCACACCCCCATCGGGGTTGTGACCGGCGAAATCAAGGGGCCCGGCCTTGCGGGGCTTTCCGCCATCGCCCTGGCCGGCGTCTCCTGCGACGTCTGCCACTCCATCAGCGGCGTGACCCACCAGCAGACTCCCGCACGGGTAGCTGAAAACGGCTCCTTCATCATGAGCCCCGGAGTTGAGTCCACCGAAGGCCAGATCCTCATCAAGCGGGGTCCCATTCCCAGCCATGACGAGTGCGGCGGCGGCTTCCACAAGTGCGAGGAATCCCCCCTGCACCTCCAGGCAAACCTCTGCGCCTCCTGCCACCAGGTTTACCACTACGACGACCACTTCCCCATCGAGGCTACCCACAACGAGTGGATCGCCGGCCCCTACGCCCAGAAGGCAATCATGTGCCAGGATTGCCACATGGTAGACATCCCCACCTTCAAGCGGAGCGCCGACCAGTTCGTGAAGCCCGATCGCAAGGAGTACAAGCACTACTTCAGCGGCGCCAACTACCTCCTCACCTACCTGGCCGCCGGGGCGGCAAAGATAACCGGCGATGAAGAACTGGCCAAGAGCCTCATGGCGCAGTACGAAATGGCCGTGGAGCGGCTCAAGTCAGCGGCAGACCTGGAACTCTCCCCCATCTACCACAACGGCAAGCTTGACGAGCTCAAGGTGCGGGTGAAGAACATCCGGGCCGGGCACAACCTGCCGACGTCTCTCACCAACGTTCGCCAAATGTGGCTGGAAATTACCCTCAAGGATGAAGCGGGCAAGGTCGTCATGTCGAGCGGCACCCTCAATGCCGACGGCTCCATCTCCGAAGTCGCCCGCAACTTCGCTTCCGACGGCATGGGTAAGGACTTCCACTTTGCCGTGAACCCGTGGGAGGTTGTCGGTTTCTCCAAGCATGACACCATTCCGCCCAGGGGGTACCGGGACACGTACTACGGACTCCACTTCCCGGCAGACCTGAAGAACGTGACCATCGAAGCCAAGCTCCGCTTCCGCCAGGCCGACCAGAAGGTGGCCGAGGCGCTTCTGGCGGCGGTCCCCAAGGACATCAACCTGGAGCAGATGTACGGCCTCAAAGCGGTGCCGCCGCTCCCCGTGGTTGACATGGTGGTGAAGGAGGCCACGGTGGAGACGAGCAAGTAG
- a CDS encoding GNAT family N-acetyltransferase, which translates to MYIRPFSPGDVPAFLALAAAEGWVSDPWEFSFGMDTFPRGCLAAEDGTAVAFVTAVRYTLSGWIGNLIVAKDLRGRGYGSRLMGRALEELLAAGVKTVWLTASEQGRPLYEKMGFREIDSVVRWRGTATGGGERAGGAVPLNELVALDRAGWGDDRSGILAAVAARGMMICEQGGFMAMQPCGGGFQAGPWAAGDEGVAEGLLDRARSCPGRGEQVLLDVPARNGGAARILTGAGFTAIGRTVLMYRGAPPAYVPDRIFALATMGSIG; encoded by the coding sequence GTGTATATCCGGCCCTTCAGTCCCGGAGATGTTCCAGCTTTTCTTGCCCTTGCCGCTGCCGAGGGGTGGGTTAGCGATCCGTGGGAGTTCTCGTTTGGGATGGATACCTTCCCCCGCGGGTGTCTTGCTGCGGAAGACGGGACAGCTGTTGCCTTTGTGACGGCGGTCAGGTATACCTTGAGCGGCTGGATAGGAAACTTGATCGTTGCGAAGGATTTGCGGGGCCGTGGGTACGGGAGCCGGCTCATGGGCCGGGCTCTGGAGGAGCTTCTGGCTGCCGGCGTGAAAACGGTTTGGCTCACTGCGTCGGAACAGGGTCGGCCCCTATATGAAAAAATGGGTTTCCGGGAGATCGACTCTGTCGTCCGTTGGCGCGGAACCGCCACTGGTGGAGGTGAGCGGGCGGGGGGGGCGGTCCCGCTTAACGAGCTTGTTGCCCTTGACCGCGCCGGTTGGGGTGATGACCGTTCCGGCATTCTTGCGGCGGTGGCGGCAAGGGGAATGATGATATGTGAGCAGGGGGGCTTTATGGCTATGCAACCCTGCGGCGGCGGTTTTCAGGCGGGTCCGTGGGCTGCCGGGGATGAAGGCGTGGCCGAGGGGCTCCTGGACCGCGCCCGGTCATGTCCGGGGCGGGGGGAGCAGGTGCTCCTCGACGTGCCTGCCCGCAATGGGGGTGCTGCCCGTATTCTGACCGGCGCCGGATTCACGGCCATCGGGCGTACGGTGCTAATGTACCGGGGCGCGCCGCCGGCCTATGTTCCGGACCGGATTTTTGCCCTTGCGACCATGGGGAGCATTGGGTGA
- a CDS encoding (Fe-S)-binding protein, with the protein MTIFTLLFLIAIGVFIWQCGKKLSLIRLAKPEDRFDNLPLRLWDMLLYAFGQKRVVARPFGINHFVIFWSFVVLLIANGSFILEGLIPGFRLGEVLPPALYHPLVFAFDIVSLLALGAIILSFARRIIFKPDYLDSAYVHARSFEAFLILSFIGLLMVAYFGLNGVKIALGLEPSAFMPVSSVAAGILAATGDSLPAWGAFFWWLHALVLLAFICFLPMSKHMHILTAIPNCFFQNLGSTSTQRREEFAPGNRYGAEQVTDFTWKDLFDSFSCTECGRCQDACPANATGKSLNPRQMVHSLKTNLLANAAALKAGEPPRVPLIGAEGEGTNTEETIWACTTCGACLQACPVMIEHPSKLVAMRRYLVEMKAQFPEELLNLFENMEQRSNPWGIAPSERAKWTSLMEVKPFEAGKTEYLLYVGCAGSFDSRVKQVTLNLAAILDAAGVSWGILGKDEKCCGDSLRRLGNEYIFDRMAKENVAMFQERGVAKVITMCPHCFTTLKNDYRQFGIELEVIHHAELIQQLLASGRLKMNQQVSSLGKVIFHDSCYLGRHNDVYEAPRQVVATATGTAPVEFDRAGEESFCCGAGGGRMWMEEQSGTRINLNRVTEALAKNPDTICVACPYCMTMFEDGLKDKQAAQTKVRDIAEVVAEGILPVR; encoded by the coding sequence ATGACTATTTTTACTCTCCTGTTTCTCATTGCCATCGGCGTTTTTATCTGGCAGTGCGGCAAAAAACTGAGCCTCATCCGTCTTGCCAAACCCGAGGACCGCTTCGATAACCTGCCGTTGCGGCTGTGGGACATGCTCCTCTACGCCTTCGGCCAGAAGCGGGTGGTGGCCCGCCCCTTCGGGATCAACCATTTCGTCATTTTCTGGTCCTTCGTGGTGCTTCTCATCGCCAATGGCTCCTTTATCCTGGAAGGGCTCATCCCCGGCTTCCGTCTGGGAGAGGTTCTCCCCCCGGCCCTTTATCATCCGCTGGTTTTCGCCTTCGATATCGTGTCGCTGCTTGCCCTGGGCGCCATTATCCTCTCCTTTGCCCGGCGGATAATCTTCAAGCCGGACTACCTGGACAGCGCCTATGTGCATGCCAGAAGCTTTGAAGCGTTTCTGATCCTTTCGTTCATCGGTCTGCTCATGGTCGCCTACTTCGGTCTGAACGGAGTCAAGATTGCCCTGGGCCTTGAGCCGTCCGCCTTCATGCCGGTGTCTTCAGTTGCCGCCGGTATCCTCGCGGCGACCGGCGACAGCCTGCCGGCATGGGGCGCCTTCTTCTGGTGGCTCCATGCCTTGGTGCTTCTGGCCTTCATATGCTTCCTCCCCATGAGCAAGCATATGCACATCCTCACCGCAATCCCCAACTGCTTTTTCCAGAACCTGGGAAGCACCAGCACCCAGCGCCGGGAGGAATTTGCCCCCGGCAACCGTTATGGCGCCGAGCAGGTAACGGACTTTACCTGGAAGGATCTGTTCGACTCCTTCTCCTGTACCGAGTGCGGCCGGTGCCAGGATGCCTGCCCGGCCAACGCCACCGGCAAGTCCCTTAACCCACGGCAGATGGTGCACAGCCTGAAAACCAACCTCCTTGCCAATGCGGCGGCCCTGAAGGCGGGGGAGCCTCCGCGGGTTCCCCTCATCGGGGCAGAGGGGGAAGGGACCAATACCGAAGAGACCATCTGGGCCTGCACTACCTGCGGTGCCTGCCTTCAGGCCTGCCCGGTAATGATCGAGCATCCCTCCAAGCTGGTTGCCATGCGCCGTTATCTGGTGGAGATGAAGGCTCAATTCCCCGAAGAACTGCTGAATCTTTTCGAAAATATGGAGCAGCGCTCCAACCCGTGGGGGATTGCCCCCAGCGAGCGGGCAAAATGGACATCCCTGATGGAAGTGAAGCCCTTCGAGGCGGGCAAGACCGAATATCTCCTCTATGTGGGATGTGCCGGCAGCTTTGACTCGCGGGTCAAGCAGGTTACCTTGAACCTGGCGGCGATTCTCGATGCGGCCGGGGTTTCCTGGGGCATCCTCGGCAAGGATGAGAAATGCTGCGGCGACAGCCTGCGGCGGCTCGGCAACGAGTACATCTTCGACCGGATGGCGAAGGAGAATGTTGCCATGTTCCAGGAGCGGGGGGTGGCCAAGGTCATTACCATGTGCCCCCACTGCTTCACTACCCTGAAAAACGACTATCGCCAGTTCGGCATCGAGCTGGAGGTGATTCACCACGCCGAGCTGATTCAGCAACTCCTGGCCTCTGGACGCCTGAAAATGAACCAGCAGGTGAGCAGCCTCGGCAAGGTCATCTTCCACGATTCCTGTTACCTGGGGCGCCACAATGACGTGTACGAGGCTCCCCGGCAGGTAGTTGCCACGGCTACCGGCACGGCTCCCGTTGAGTTCGACCGTGCCGGGGAAGAATCGTTCTGCTGCGGCGCCGGTGGAGGCCGGATGTGGATGGAAGAGCAGAGCGGCACCCGGATAAACCTGAACCGGGTTACCGAGGCCCTCGCGAAGAATCCAGACACCATCTGCGTTGCCTGCCCCTACTGCATGACCATGTTCGAGGACGGGTTGAAGGACAAGCAGGCCGCCCAGACCAAAGTCCGGGACATCGCAGAGGTTGTGGCAGAAGGGATTCTGCCGGTGCGTTAG
- a CDS encoding nucleotidyl transferase AbiEii/AbiGii toxin family protein has product MVTALQNNREMIRIVADRLGPLRSQVVFLGGAAIAFLITDTAAPDVRFTEDVDVIVEAGSLKDYYDLSELLKQRGFSEAMEEDAPVCRWIVDGIKVDFMPTEKGVLGFGNRWYRSALREAFPLNVGEDMTIRMVTAPYFLATKIEAFHGRGDGDFLASHDLEDLISVVDGRSEVVEEVWSAPRDVKDFLATQLNAFLSTRDFLDALPGHLPPDGSSQKRVSIVMERLRRIAGS; this is encoded by the coding sequence ATGGTAACAGCGCTCCAGAATAATCGGGAGATGATCCGGATTGTGGCCGACCGACTTGGCCCTTTGCGGAGTCAGGTTGTCTTTCTCGGGGGAGCGGCCATAGCTTTTCTGATAACAGACACTGCGGCGCCAGACGTCCGCTTTACGGAGGATGTCGATGTCATAGTGGAGGCCGGGTCTCTGAAGGACTATTACGACCTCTCGGAACTCCTTAAGCAGCGAGGATTTTCGGAAGCGATGGAAGAAGACGCTCCCGTTTGCCGCTGGATCGTGGACGGTATCAAGGTTGACTTCATGCCGACGGAGAAGGGGGTTCTCGGTTTCGGCAACCGCTGGTATCGGTCGGCCTTGAGGGAAGCGTTCCCGTTGAATGTCGGTGAGGATATGACGATTCGGATGGTTACTGCCCCATACTTTCTCGCCACCAAGATAGAAGCGTTTCACGGTCGCGGAGACGGTGATTTTCTGGCAAGCCATGACCTTGAGGATTTAATTTCTGTGGTTGACGGTCGCAGCGAAGTTGTCGAGGAAGTCTGGTCCGCCCCCCGGGACGTGAAGGATTTTCTAGCCACCCAGCTCAATGCGTTTCTTTCCACCAGAGACTTTCTGGACGCCCTGCCAGGGCATCTTCCTCCGGACGGTTCGAGCCAGAAAAGGGTTTCCATCGTTATGGAACGGCTGCGAAGGATCGCCGGAAGCTGA
- a CDS encoding radical SAM protein codes for MATSCDQLKKIQGHPCFGGNHQKNGRMHLAVAPRCNIKCGYCSRKHDCANESRPGVTSRLITPAEAILKVREVMASPLVGPIIKVIGIAGPGDPLANEETFETFRLVGEEFPNLIKCMSTNGLMLPDAIDRLHGLELHSLTVTLNALDPAVGARIYSHINYNGKRYSGIEAAEILVANQLEGIRRAVGYGMTVKVNTVYIPGVNEDQVPLIGRKIKELGAFVMNIMPLIPQADFAHVAPPSPEALDAVRKRNELIIGQFKHCRQCRADAVGLIGHDVKAGEPLHALPLAM; via the coding sequence ATGGCCACATCATGCGACCAGTTGAAGAAAATTCAGGGGCACCCCTGTTTTGGCGGGAATCATCAAAAAAACGGCAGGATGCATCTGGCCGTTGCCCCCCGCTGCAACATCAAATGCGGCTACTGCAGCCGCAAGCACGACTGCGCCAACGAGTCACGCCCCGGCGTAACGAGCCGGCTCATTACCCCGGCCGAGGCTATCCTCAAGGTCAGAGAAGTGATGGCGAGTCCCCTGGTGGGGCCGATCATCAAGGTAATCGGCATTGCCGGCCCCGGAGACCCGCTGGCCAACGAGGAGACCTTCGAGACGTTCCGCCTTGTGGGCGAGGAGTTCCCTAATCTCATCAAGTGCATGAGCACCAACGGGCTCATGCTTCCCGATGCCATTGACCGGCTCCATGGGTTGGAGTTGCATAGCCTGACCGTGACTCTCAATGCCCTTGATCCGGCGGTTGGAGCCCGGATTTACAGCCACATAAACTATAACGGGAAGAGGTATTCCGGTATCGAGGCGGCGGAGATTCTCGTGGCCAACCAGCTCGAAGGAATCCGGCGAGCTGTCGGGTACGGAATGACCGTGAAGGTCAACACCGTCTACATCCCCGGTGTCAATGAAGATCAGGTTCCGCTCATCGGCCGCAAGATAAAGGAGCTTGGCGCCTTCGTCATGAACATAATGCCGCTTATCCCCCAAGCCGATTTCGCCCACGTTGCGCCTCCGTCGCCGGAAGCTCTGGATGCGGTCCGCAAGCGCAACGAGCTGATTATCGGACAATTCAAGCATTGCCGCCAGTGCCGCGCCGATGCCGTGGGGCTCATCGGCCATGACGTTAAGGCGGGTGAGCCGCTGCACGCTCTTCCCCTGGCCATGTGA
- a CDS encoding electron transfer flavoprotein subunit alpha → MTEPKKLKKPRGKARLIEGKCIACGARCQSACPVDAIEMSDAGEPIVLSDKCIGCVKCVKVCPAEAIEMFFTPEELKILEELAEQQAAGAAPVVDEEDAEEAALAKMLAAYRGVWVFVEQTEGEPATVSWELMGVGAQLAKEINTELCAIVIGHGVEHLCREAFSYGATKAYLMDQEVFRFYRTEPYLDACCHLIDKYKPEIILMGATGMGRDLAGAVATRVKTGLTADCTGLDVDDKRNLRQTRPAFGGNIMATIMCDKFRPQMATVRPHVMPMSEKKDGAAGEIVREQIALNEADILTKVIEIIRDTKVGIDIAGAEFIVSGGRGMMGPENFAMLQELADELGGVVGASRSAVDAGWMPHDRQVGQTGKTVRPKIYIACGISGAIQHLVGMQDSDVVIAINRDKDAPIFEVATYGIVGDLFQIVPAITNRLRELKASRNKG, encoded by the coding sequence ATGACCGAACCTAAGAAACTGAAAAAACCCCGGGGCAAGGCCAGGCTCATCGAGGGGAAATGCATTGCCTGCGGAGCCCGCTGCCAGAGCGCCTGCCCCGTGGATGCCATAGAGATGAGCGATGCGGGTGAGCCGATCGTTCTGAGCGACAAGTGCATCGGCTGTGTCAAATGCGTCAAGGTCTGTCCGGCCGAGGCAATAGAGATGTTCTTCACTCCCGAGGAGTTGAAAATCCTCGAGGAGCTGGCCGAGCAGCAGGCTGCCGGCGCGGCCCCTGTTGTTGATGAGGAGGACGCCGAAGAAGCCGCACTGGCAAAGATGCTTGCCGCCTACCGCGGCGTCTGGGTCTTTGTGGAGCAGACCGAAGGAGAGCCGGCCACTGTATCATGGGAGCTCATGGGGGTCGGTGCCCAGCTGGCCAAAGAAATCAACACCGAACTCTGTGCCATCGTCATCGGCCACGGGGTTGAGCACCTTTGCCGGGAGGCCTTCAGCTACGGCGCCACCAAGGCATACCTCATGGATCAGGAGGTTTTCCGGTTCTATCGTACCGAACCCTACCTTGATGCCTGCTGTCACCTGATCGACAAATACAAGCCCGAGATTATCCTCATGGGCGCCACCGGCATGGGCCGCGACCTTGCCGGCGCCGTTGCCACGCGGGTCAAAACCGGCCTCACCGCCGACTGCACCGGCCTCGACGTGGACGACAAGCGCAACCTCCGCCAGACCCGCCCTGCCTTCGGCGGCAATATCATGGCTACCATCATGTGCGACAAGTTCCGCCCCCAGATGGCCACGGTGCGCCCCCATGTGATGCCGATGTCCGAGAAGAAGGACGGCGCTGCCGGCGAGATCGTCCGGGAGCAGATAGCGCTCAATGAGGCCGACATCCTCACCAAGGTCATTGAAATCATCCGGGACACCAAGGTGGGCATCGACATCGCCGGGGCCGAGTTCATCGTCTCGGGCGGGCGGGGGATGATGGGCCCTGAAAACTTTGCCATGCTCCAGGAGCTGGCCGACGAGCTCGGAGGGGTGGTCGGCGCGTCGCGCAGCGCCGTGGATGCCGGCTGGATGCCCCACGACCGCCAGGTGGGGCAGACCGGCAAGACCGTCCGTCCCAAGATCTACATCGCCTGCGGCATCTCCGGCGCCATCCAGCACCTTGTCGGCATGCAGGATTCCGACGTGGTTATCGCCATAAACCGCGACAAGGATGCTCCTATCTTCGAAGTGGCCACCTACGGCATAGTGGGCGACCTCTTCCAGATCGTGCCGGCCATTACCAACCGGCTGCGGGAACTGAAAGCATCGCGAAATAAAGGTTGA
- a CDS encoding type 1 glutamine amidotransferase, translating to MLLIVQNDPQVPVGAYGDHLEELGVSFLIVRPFMGEELPPAEAVTAVLVLGGAMGIHDEALHPFLVAVKSFIRGALAAGVPYLGICLGGQLLADVLGGVVTSGSSGEKGTLSVTLTPAGCDDPLFAGIPASFITFQWHNDTFAIPAGGTLLASSSACKNQAFRVGERAWGLQFHPEVTAEIIAAWAQWNEETAPRGERFVAEFTASEPSSRETSRRLLLNFLRAASLV from the coding sequence ATGCTTCTTATAGTGCAGAACGATCCCCAGGTTCCGGTCGGGGCCTATGGCGACCACCTGGAGGAATTGGGAGTTTCCTTCCTTATTGTTCGTCCCTTCATGGGAGAGGAGCTTCCGCCGGCGGAAGCGGTAACAGCTGTCCTGGTGCTCGGCGGAGCCATGGGTATCCACGACGAGGCACTGCACCCCTTTCTCGTTGCCGTCAAGTCGTTCATCCGCGGGGCATTAGCCGCCGGGGTCCCCTATCTCGGCATTTGCCTGGGGGGGCAGCTTCTGGCCGATGTCCTCGGGGGGGTGGTGACTTCGGGGAGCAGCGGCGAGAAGGGGACGCTCTCAGTGACGCTTACCCCCGCCGGGTGCGATGATCCCCTCTTTGCCGGCATTCCCGCTTCGTTCATCACGTTCCAGTGGCATAACGATACCTTTGCCATCCCCGCCGGAGGTACCCTCCTCGCTTCGTCCTCCGCCTGTAAGAATCAGGCGTTTCGCGTGGGAGAACGGGCCTGGGGGCTTCAGTTCCATCCGGAGGTTACCGCGGAAATCATCGCCGCGTGGGCACAATGGAACGAGGAGACGGCCCCCCGGGGAGAACGCTTCGTGGCGGAGTTCACTGCTTCGGAGCCTTCGTCCCGCGAAACTTCCAGAAGGCTTCTCCTCAATTTCCTTCGTGCTGCCTCCCTTGTCTGA